In the genome of Amaranthus tricolor cultivar Red isolate AtriRed21 chromosome 15, ASM2621246v1, whole genome shotgun sequence, one region contains:
- the LOC130801379 gene encoding protein TORNADO 2-like: MALSNNVIGAINFLGILLAIPIIGTGIWLASDPENSCIKILQWPVIIIGALTLIVALAGFVGGFWRNAPLLIFYLIGMLIMIILLVCLVVFVLMVTNRGSGHPAPSRGFLEYRLDSFSGFLRRRVNGPFKWAVIKSCLSSSSICPELNQTYSTAQDFFIAPLSPIQSGCCKPPTACGYTFINPTFWISPIDTASDMDCLVWNNDQSQLCYSCDSCKAGLLASLSKQWRKANIILIITLIALICVYLIGCCAFRNAKTDEIFRKYKQGYT, translated from the exons ATGGCACTAAGCAACAATGTCATAGGAGCCATAAACTTCCTTGGCATACTATTAGCAATACCAATTATCGGTACCGGAATATGGCTAGCTAGTGATCCAGAGAATTCATGCATTAAGATCTTACAATGGCCGGTTATAATAATTGGTGCATTAACGCTAATAGTTGCCCTAGCCGGGTTTGTGGGCGGGTTTTGGCGTAATGCGCCTTTGCTTATATTTTACCTTATTGGTATgcttattatgattattttgttaGTTTGTTTGGTTGTTTTTGTGCTTATGGTAACAAATAGAGGGTCGGGTCACCCGGCCCCTAGCCGGGGTTTTTTGGAGTATAGGCTTGATAGTTTTTCGGGCTTTCTTCGACGGAGGGTAAATGGGCCGTTTAAATGGGCCGTTATAAAGAGTTGTTTGAGCTCTTCAAGTATTTGTCCTGAGTTGAACCAGACTTATTCTACAGCTCAAGATTTCTTCATTGCTCCTCTTTCTCCTATACAG TCAGGATGTTGCAAGCCACCAACAGCATGTGGTTACACTTTTATAAACCCAACTTTTTGGATAAGCCCAATTGATACTGCTTCTGATATGGATTGCTTAGTttggaacaatgatcaatcccAGCTTTGTTACTCTTGTGATTCTTGTAAAGCTGGTTTACTTGCTAGTCTTTCTAAGCAATGGAGGAAGGCTAATATTATCTTAATTATTACCCTAATCGCCCTTATTTGTGTTTATCTTATTGGTTGTTGTGCTTTTAGGAATGCTAAGACTGATgagatttttagaaaatataagCAAGGTTACACTTGA
- the LOC130800948 gene encoding uncharacterized protein LOC130800948 — MNEIKNISVEAYEYLAAIPTKHWSRHAFSSRSKSGMLLNNCCEAFNNVLVEAKGKPIISLMEWIRRYVMQRSAAKREGLSNFEGVLMPSISKMIEKNAKDIYGLRLIPVDVFEFEVDDDDDSYVYLANKTCHCGSWKLIGIPCKHAMACVVLRKLDANEFVHEAYLVETYVKTYGPKFHGMPGHKMWPTTTLARPLPPPFRTMPKRPNKRKRKKEVDEGKGGKKPVCVVREFKQRKCGNCGNLGHYKKGCKNPPKPPPTKIKLKGGRPKKGSSSTQQSTTNDVPSSSSQQQTQTATTASTSCVMDQISQI; from the coding sequence atgaatgaaataaagaatatttctgttGAAGCATATGAATATCTAGCTGCTATTCCTACAAAACACTGGTCTAGGCATGCTTTTTCTAGTAGGAGTAAGTCTGGGATGTTGTTAAATAATTGTTGTGAGGCATTCAATAATGTGTTAGTAGAAGCAAAGGGGAAACCTATAATTTCTCTAATGGAGTGGATTAGAAGATATGTGATGCAAAGAAGTGCAGCTAAAAGGGAAGGGCTGAGTAACTTTGAAGGTGTGTTGATGCCATCTATCagcaaaatgattgaaaaaaatgcaAAGGATATATATGGTTTAAGGCTAATCCCAGTGGATGTGTTtgagtttgaggtggatgatgatgacgactctTACGTTTACTTGGCCAATAAGACTTGCCATTGTGGAAGCTGGAAACTTATTGGGATCCCTTGTAAACATGCAATGGCTTGTGTTGTTCTTAGAAAATTAGATGCCAATGAATTTGTCCACGAGGCGTATCTTGTAGAAACGTATGTAAAGACGTATGGTCCAAAGTTTCATGGTATGCCAGGACACAAAATGTGGCCCACAACCACTTTAGCCAGACCACTTCCTCCACCATTTCGAACGATGCCTAAAAGGCCTAacaagaggaaaagaaagaaggaagttGATGAAGGAAAAGGAGGTAAGAAGCCTGTATGTGTTGTTAGAGAATTCAAGCAACGAAAATGTGGTAATTGTGGTAACCTAGGTCACTACAAAAAAGGCTGCAAGAATCCACCCAAACCACCACCAACAAAGATCAAGTTAAagggtggaaggcctaaaaAAGGATCTTCTTCTACTCAACAGTCTACAACAAATGATGTGCCTAGCTCCAGTAGTCAACAACAAACGCAAACTGCAACAACTGCATCTACTTCATGTGTAATGGATCAAATTAGTCAAATATAG
- the LOC130801538 gene encoding protein RGF1 INDUCIBLE TRANSCRIPTION FACTOR 1, whose amino-acid sequence MAIVNQESSIRKIKPNNRRIMGAGGPEDEDFTRWPPWLKPLLREKFFIQCEIHADSHKSECNMYCLDCMNGALCSLCLAHHQEHRAIQIRRSSYHDVIRVSEIQKVLDINGVQTYIINSARVVFLNERPQPRPGKGVTNTCEVCERSLLDSFRFCSLGCKIVGTSKNFSKKKKMRRGLDGSDSEDSYSSTSTTTTTSQHHHHGRNDKEMQSFSPSTPPPTSANNRTAKRRKGTPHRAPFGGVIQY is encoded by the exons ATGGCTATTGTTAATCAAGAATCCTCCATTCGTAAAATCAAACCCAATAATCGTCGAATAATG gGTGCTGGTGGACCTGAAGATGAAGACTTTACTCGCTGGCCGCCATGGTTGAAACCTTTGCTTCGTGAGAAATTCTTCATTCAATGTGAAATTCATGCCGATTCTCATAAAAGTGAATGTAATATGTACTGTTTGGACTGTATGAATGGTGCTCTTTGCTCCCTTTGTCTTGCTCATCACCAAGAACATCGTGCTATTCAG ATTCGTAGATCATCATACCATGATGTGATAAGGGTATCTGAAATTCAGAAAGTGCTTGATATAAATGGAGTACAGACCTATATAATCAATAGTGCTAGGGTTGTTTTCCTTAATGAAAGGCCTCAGCCTAGGCCTGGTAAAGGTGTCACCAACACTTGTGAAGTTTGTGAACGCAGTCTTCTTGATTCCTTCCGTTTTTGCTCTCTTGGTTGCAAG ATTGTTGGGACATCAAAGAATTTTagcaaaaagaagaaaatgaggCGGGGTTTGGATGGTTCGGATTCTGAGGACTCGTATAGCTCAACCAGCACAACCACCACGACAAGCCAACACCACCACCACGGAAGGAATGATAAGGAGATGCAAAGTTTTAGTCCATCAACACCCCCTCCAACATCAGCTAATAATAGGACGGCCAAGAGAAGAAAGGGCACTCCACATAGAGCCCCTTTTGGTGGAGTCATACAGTATTGA